The sequence below is a genomic window from Candidatus Poribacteria bacterium.
ATCTAGATCAACAAGTTTACGCCTGTCCAAGGACCAACCGGGTCGTCATTCATTACGAGTGGACAACCCCGGTCCCAATCAGTGTTCAAGCCTGATAAGCCTGAACTGCCTTGAGGAATCCCTGCACTTCCGATGGCACAAGGTGATCCACCGAATTTCCCGCCTGAATCTGCGCTCGGATATCCGTCGAAGAAATCTCCGCATAAAAATCTGGCAACTCGATCAGATCAATCCCGCTCGCGTAACGACGGTAGTCCGGCGATTCCATCACCTGTCTCACAGCATCCGCGTCATAGTTGTGGCGGTTTGCAACGATGAAGCGACATTGATCAAAAAGGGCTTCCAATGCAACGTGCAAATTGGTATAATATTTTGGGTCGAACAGGCGAATGAACGTATCATAGCCAACAATGAATGAGAAGTGTGTACCGGAGGGATACGCAGGCCTTAACGCTTCGATCTTCTCAATAAATTTGCCGTGGCTGCAAGCCGCAACAGAAAAATCCTCCCGATTCGCTGTGTACGCCTTGAGCATCAATAGCCGATCTGCAAGCGAAAGACCGAACACACCCTTATCAACATTTGCCCTCGCCAAAATTAGCAGAATCTCGTCCAGATCGTATCTTTTTTGTGCCGCTTCAATCATTCTGATATGGGCGACGGTGAGCGGGTTGAAAGATCCGGAAAAGATACCAAGTCTCCCACCACCCGCTTTTATATGTCGAGCAGCACGATAAACCCAACGAATCTGAGGGGCACCGTTGGGATCTAACTGATCAACAAGCGCTTCCAGATGACGATTTTCATCGGAATATTTGAACGTTTGATTGTTTCTCAAAATTAAACGCCTCCGTAGGCAGACCTTGGTGGCAAACCGAGAGTCACAGTTCATCACGCTTTTAGGGTAGCATCACCAATGCCAATTATCAAGCGAAATTTTAGCAACACAGCGTACTATACTACCAGCTTGAATTCGAGAACTCAAGCCGAAAAACAATCGTCTACCAAAACATCCCCAAGGTGGTTCCACCGCGTTGTGTCGGGTTTGCTCGTTGTCGTCACAACCTTTGTCATAACGGGTTACGTTTCCGTCGAGGCTGACACATCAACAACCAGCCATCAAAGAATGCTCACCCTTCTCAAGCAGATCGCTGATCAAACTGCCGAAAAGAATAATTACATAGGCGAGGGAATGGCGCGCCAGCTGCGTAGACATCTCGCCAACTTACCCGTCGATGCTTCAGATCTAAACCGATGGCGTCTCCATACAGAACTCGGTGAGGCAGAACTTCGGCTCGGTAATGAAGAGGCGGCAATAGATCAGCTCACACAAGCAGGAAAACTGCTGCCCCGATTAAGGGGACAACTCTCCCCGTTGATGGCGAATCAAACCCTCTTTCGCCTCGGCGTCGCATATATGCGAAAGGGCGAAACACAGAATTGCTGCCCCAGCGAAATCGGAACTGCGAGCAACCCTGACAGCTGCATTCTGCCGTTACGAGATGGCGGGATTCATACCCAACAAGAGGGTTCACTACAGGCAATAACCTACCTCACCGAAGTGCTGCGAAACACAACGGTCGAATTGTCGCTCCATCTAGAGGCGAGATGGCTGCTCAACATCGCATACATGACTATCGGTGCTTACCCAGAACAGGTTCCCAAGCCATACCTGCTGCCCCCAGAGGCGTTCCAATCTGCAGAGGAACTCCCGCGTTTCACCAATATCGCTCCCCATTTGGGGCTTGATACATTCGATCTATCTGGCGGCGCAATCATGGATGACTTTGACAACGACAATTATCTGGATCTCGTCGTTTCGACGTGGGACCCTACTGGACAACTCCGATTTTTCCGAAACAATCAAAATGGGACATTCTCAGAGCAAACAGAACAAGCGGGCTTGCTAGGTCTGTACGGTGGACTAAACCTTCTTCAAGCAGATTACGATAATGATGACGACATTGATCTCTTTGTATTGCGGGGCGCTTGGCTCGAGACAGCGGGCCAACACCCAAACTCCCTGTTACGTAACAATGGCGACAGCACGTTCACCGATGTAACCTTCGACGCAGGTTTAGGCGAGGTGCACTATCCCACTCAGACAGCATCTTGGGGCGACTACGATAACGACGGAAATCTCGATTTGTATATTGGAAACGAGTCAACCGAGGCATTCAACGCCCCCTGTCAGCTATTCCGCAACAACGGCGATGGCACATTCTCCGATGTAGCTGCGGAAGCCGGTGTGCAAAACTACGGTTTTACCAAGTCAGTGATCTGGGGCGATTACAATGCAGATCGTTTCCTCGACCTATATGTGTCTAATTTCAAAGGTGTCAACCGTCTCTTTCGCAATAACGGGGACGGCACTTTCACCGATGTCCGATACGCAGCTTTCCCGCTTGGTTTTGGGACTTTGACAACGATGGGACATTGGATCTGTATGTGTCCGCTTATTCCGCTGGCATTTCGCATCTCGCAGCAAACGCCCTCGGCATCTCCCTAGGCACCCCACCTGCTGCGATAGGAACAGAATCAAGAATGACATATCATAACCGTCCCGATCTAAGTGAGGACGGATTACCACGTCTGTATCGCGGGACTGGGCAAGGTAGTTTCGAGGAGGTTGCACGACAACACAATCTAGTCCAACCCAATGCGCCAATGGGATCAAACTTCGGTGACCTCGATAATGACGGCTATCTCGATTTTTATCTCGGCACCGGATATCCAGATTATAAAAATCTCATGCCAAGTGTCATGTATCGCAATCGGCGTGGCATAGATTTTGTCGACGTAACCTACGCCGGAGGATTTGGGCATCTACAGAAGGGACACGCCGTCGTCTTCGCAGACCTTGATAACGATGGCGATCAAGACATCTTCGAGCAGATGGGCGGTGCCTTTCCCGGCGATGGGTATAGTAACGTCCTGTATGAAAACCCCGGCTTCAGGAACCATTTTCTCGCGATCAAGCTGGTCGGTGTGGATTCCAACCGGTCAGCAGTCGGGGCGCGCATCCACACCGAGATCATCGAAAACGGGGAGCGACGTTCGATTTATAAGTATGTCAACAGTGGGGGCAGCTTCGGTGCCAATCCACTCCGACAAACAATCGGCTTAGGGCAGGCAAAAAAAATCGTGAGGCTCGAAATCTTCTGGCACACTACTGGATTTACGCAAACGTTCCATAACGTACCCCTCGATCGGTTCATTCAGATTACCGAGGGTGAACCACAATACACAACTGTTGAACTCAGAAAATTGAAATTGGGGTCAAGCGCTCAGCTAGGGGACAAGGGATCGGAAGTTTCTCAGAGTGATCGCAAGGTTCATTCCACACAGGCATTGCAGCCTGCGCCCGAAGGTAACGAGCCCTCTGCTTTCGTGGAATACTACAATCGCGGGCTAGACCTAAGTAAAAACGAGGATTATCTACTTGCTGTGGAATCACTCAAAAAAGCCGTTCAAATCGACCCCAACCGCGAGCAAGCGCACCGTCTCCTAGGACGCATCTACCTGCTCTACCTTGCCAAAACCAGAGAGGCAATCGAATCTCTCCAAACCGCAATCAAGCTAGATCCCAAAAATCCCACTTCACACCAGATGCTCGGCGTTGCCTACTTCAGACGAAACCAGTATCCAGAGGCGATTCAGGCGTTGCGCCGAGCTGTCGAACTGAATCCTAAAGTTACCCCAGATTACCCGTACCACCCATACTATGACCTCGGCATGGTCTATCTGAAACAGGGCAAATTTGATGATGCGATTATCTGTTTTGAACGGGTTATTGACCTGGACCCAAATCAGATCCGGGCGTACTACAGTCTGGGAAACACATATATCAGACAAGGGAGCGTCCAGAAAGGTGCCGAACTGATTAGAAAGTACCAAAACCTCAAGCCTTATATGAATCTTGTTTCGCAGCTTGAAATCGCCCTTCAGCAAAGTCCAGACAACCCTGAGCGCTGGCAGCAGCTTGGGCGCGTTCACGTACAATACGGCAGATTTGAGAGAGCCATTACACCTTTAGAGCAATCCATCAAACTTAGTCCCAACAGCTGGGAAACCTACAATATACTCGCGGTATGCTATATGAGACTCAACCAGCTAGACAAAATGCAGCGTGTTTGCGAAACCGCTGTCCGCCTCGCGCCCAATGAACCAAAGACACATAATAGTCTTGGGATGAGTTACTTTCTACAGAGAAGGTATTCCGACGCAACACAGTCATTCACCACTGCTATTCGGTTCGATCCACACAACCCGGAATTCCACGAAAATCTCGGTGAAACATATAAACGGCTTGGCGAATCAGAAAAAGCGGTTCGGGCATTCAGAATAGCCCGGCAACTCCGAGCCAAATAGAATAACGGATGGTTGAATGGAACGAAAGCTAAAACATTGGTCGCTCTTGATACTCAATCTTTTCCTCCCGCTCTGCCACGCACAAACTGCGGTTCAGTTCCTTGATGTAACTGCAGAGGCAGGAATTGCGTTCAAGCACGTCAATGGTGCCAGTGACCGCAAGCTCTATCTGGAAACAATGGGATCAGGCGCAGCTTTTCTCGATTATGATAATGACGGCGATTTAGACCTTTACATCGTCAACGGCGCACCGCTGCCCGGCTTTGAGACAGCTTCCCCACCGGTGAACACCCTCTATCGGAACAACGGAGACGGCACGTTCACCGATGTGACCACGGCAGCCAGTGGGGGAGACGCCGGCTACGGTATGGGCTGTGTTGCCGCAGATTACGACAACGACGGCGACTCAGATTTGTACGTAACCAATTTCGGCGAAAATCTCCTGTATCAGAACAACGGGGATGGAACGTTCACCGATGCGACCGCTCACGCGGGTGTGGGAAACGGGCAAAGATGGAGTTCAAGTTGTGCATTCGTGGATTACGACCATGATGGCAACCTAGACCTCTACGTCGTCAACTACCTCGATTATGATATAGCAAAAGATCGGAATTGGTATGATTCCCGCGGACGGCGAATTTATTCCAATCCACAGGTCTACGCGGGCATCTCAGACACCCTTTACAGAAACAACGGCAACGGCACATTTACCGATGTAACGAAGCAAGCAGGCGTTTATAACGACGATGGCAAAGGACTCGGTGTCACCTGTGGGGATTACGACAACGATGGGCGTATCGATATCTATGTCGCCAACGACACAACACCCAATTTTCTCTACCGCAATGTCGGGGACGGACGTTTTGTGGATATCGCTCCCTTTGCAGGCGCAGCGTATAACGAGCACGGCGTCGCGGAAGGTGGGATGGGAGTCGATTTCGGCGACTACAACAACGATGGCACGCTGGACATTTTCGCCACTAACTTCTCCAACGAGACAAATACACTGTACCATAACACCGCAGACGGTGCCCTAATCGACTTCACAAACATCGCGGGTCTAGGGGAAGTCAGTTTCCTAAAATTGGCTTTCGGAACAAAGTTCTTCGATGCAAACAACGATGGAGCATTAGATCTCTTTGTCGCCAACGGTCATCTCTATCCAACGGAATCTGACGCGCTCGAATACGCACAAACCGACCAGCTTTTCATCAACACCGGGGAGGGCACTTTTGCGGATGCCTCCGAGCAGTCCGGCGAGTATTTCTCAACTAAAAGGGTGGGGCGTGGCGCCGCCTTTGGCGATTACGATAACGATGGCGACACTGACATTTTTGTCGTAAATCTGAATCAGGAAGGGGTGCTACTCCGCAACGAAGGCGGAAACAAATATAACTGGTTGATGATAAAAACCGTTGGCGGCAAAAGCAATCGTGATGGGATAGGCACACGCGTCGAAGTTGTAACCCGTTCCCATGCCCAGATGAAAGAGGTACAAGCGGGATCAAGCTATCTCTCCGGACACGACCTGCGGCTCCTCTTTGGACTAGGGACGGAAACAAAAGCGGAAGCGGTAAAAATCACCTGGCCCAGCGGTACAGAGCAAATACTCAAGGACGTTGAAGCGAATCAACTCCTAATCATCACCGAAGAAGTTGGTGTGCAGTCCCAGACGAAGTGACTAGGTTCTGTTGACATTTATGTGAGGCGTGCCCGTCATTCACCAACAAATGCCTTATCGTAGGAGCGAGGTTCGCTCGCCCAACGGGTTGGAAAACCCGACTCCAACAGTTTTGTGTCGAGATATGAATCTCGACCTACATCCCAATCTATCAGGGCTGAGACCAATACCCGTAGGTTGGACTTCCGAGCCCAACTACATCAATGAACCCATGAACAAGTTGTTTTCACGTTTTACGTCTTCCAAGGCACAAGCACTCCAAGCTCATCTGCCAACTCTTCAAGGCTTACTACTTGAGACCTGTGGAGCGGAATACCGTTTGCACGACGTTCTTGGGTGAGTTCCCATTCAATTTCACCGGGAAGCGTTACCCGATCAAATCCCACCCGCGGTTCCGCTTTACGGGTCGTGCGGATCTGTTCGTCCATTTCTTCCTTAAATTGATCCACCGAGGTCAAATTCGCAATGTTGATAGCAAAGAAAAAGTGAGCGGTCGCAATTTTTTCAGGTGGTGCATTCCGTGGATTGTACGCTTTATTGATTCCCATCAGTCCGCCACCCAACGGCCCACACAGTACATCCATGATAATCGCGAGTGCAGAGCCTTTCGGACCAGCAGCGGGTAGGATCGCGGCCACCTTTGATGGATCATCGGTCTCCTCCCCATTCTCGTCCAGTCCCCAGCCCAAAGGAATCTTCTGATTATACATCCGTGCGGTCCCAATTCTGCCAGCAGCCGCAGCGCCACACGCCATATCCAACACAATCGGCGGTTCTTCGCCAGCGGGAATGGCAAAAGCGAGCGCGTTGTTACCGATTGAGTTGGTCCTCGCACCAAAGACCGCCACGTTCACACCGCCTCCATTGGTGGTTGCAAAGCCAATCATGTCATGTTCAAGTGCACGCATCGCATGACTAGAGGCAGCACCGAAGTGTTGGCTGTTGCGCACAACCACAATGCCGATCGAAGTTGCCTTCGCTTTTTCGATGGCGAGGTTCATCCCGTGGATAGCAACAAGGTGCCCCAAGCCACGATCGGCATCGAGTAGGGCAGACGCTCTGGATTCGGGTTGGTGCCACCGTTTATCATCCCCCGCACATAACCCGGCACACCGCGTGTGGCGTGTGAAGGAACGCCTCGCAGATCCATTAAAACCTGCATCTGAGCGATGGTGTCGGCGTACTCTCGTGCGACACCCGCTTTTTGGTACAGTTGACTACAGACCTGTTGGAGCTGGTCTGCATTGACGATTGTTTCCTGTTCGCGTTGATTGACTGCTCCCAATGTTGAAACATTGGGATTCTTAACAGACTTATTGGTAGACATTAGAATCTCCATGCTATTTTCTTGCTTCGACGAGACGTGCCCCGACAACCGAGGTCTTACCGTCTCTCCACAAGCGTTTTACGTCTCCATGTGTCCCATGGCGACGTTTCTCAGGTTTATCGCAGCGTTTAGGTCTCTATCTTGTGTATGACCACAGACACTGCAATGGTATGTTCTATCCGACAAGGACAAGTCACTATCTTTCGCCCCACATGCCGAGCAAGTCTTACTAGACGGGTAGAAT
It includes:
- a CDS encoding nicotinate-nicotinamide nucleotide adenylyltransferase; amino-acid sequence: MRNNQTFKYSDENRHLEALVDQLDPNGAPQIRWVYRAARHIKAGGGRLGIFSGSFNPLTVAHIRMIEAAQKRYDLDEILLILARANVDKGVFGLSLADRLLMLKAYTANREDFSVAACSHGKFIEKIEALRPAYPSGTHFSFIVGYDTFIRLFDPKYYTNLHVALEALFDQCRFIVANRHNYDADAVRQVMESPDYRRYASGIDLIELPDFYAEISSTDIRAQIQAGNSVDHLVPSEVQGFLKAVQAYQA
- a CDS encoding VCBS repeat-containing protein produces the protein MSGLLVVVTTFVITGYVSVEADTSTTSHQRMLTLLKQIADQTAEKNNYIGEGMARQLRRHLANLPVDASDLNRWRLHTELGEAELRLGNEEAAIDQLTQAGKLLPRLRGQLSPLMANQTLFRLGVAYMRKGETQNCCPSEIGTASNPDSCILPLRDGGIHTQQEGSLQAITYLTEVLRNTTVELSLHLEARWLLNIAYMTIGAYPEQVPKPYLLPPEAFQSAEELPRFTNIAPHLGLDTFDLSGGAIMDDFDNDNYLDLVVSTWDPTGQLRFFRNNQNGTFSEQTEQAGLLGLYGGLNLLQADYDNDDDIDLFVLRGAWLETAGQHPNSLLRNNGDSTFTDVTFDAGLGEVHYPTQTASWGDYDNDGNLDLYIGNESTEAFNAPCQLFRNNGDGTFSDVAAEAGVQNYGFTKSVIWGDYNADRFLDLYVSNFKGVNRLFRNNGDGTFTDVRYAAFPLGFGTLTTMGHWICMCPLIPLAFRISQQTPSASP
- a CDS encoding tetratricopeptide repeat protein, with translation MSAYSAGISHLAANALGISLGTPPAAIGTESRMTYHNRPDLSEDGLPRLYRGTGQGSFEEVARQHNLVQPNAPMGSNFGDLDNDGYLDFYLGTGYPDYKNLMPSVMYRNRRGIDFVDVTYAGGFGHLQKGHAVVFADLDNDGDQDIFEQMGGAFPGDGYSNVLYENPGFRNHFLAIKLVGVDSNRSAVGARIHTEIIENGERRSIYKYVNSGGSFGANPLRQTIGLGQAKKIVRLEIFWHTTGFTQTFHNVPLDRFIQITEGEPQYTTVELRKLKLGSSAQLGDKGSEVSQSDRKVHSTQALQPAPEGNEPSAFVEYYNRGLDLSKNEDYLLAVESLKKAVQIDPNREQAHRLLGRIYLLYLAKTREAIESLQTAIKLDPKNPTSHQMLGVAYFRRNQYPEAIQALRRAVELNPKVTPDYPYHPYYDLGMVYLKQGKFDDAIICFERVIDLDPNQIRAYYSLGNTYIRQGSVQKGAELIRKYQNLKPYMNLVSQLEIALQQSPDNPERWQQLGRVHVQYGRFERAITPLEQSIKLSPNSWETYNILAVCYMRLNQLDKMQRVCETAVRLAPNEPKTHNSLGMSYFLQRRYSDATQSFTTAIRFDPHNPEFHENLGETYKRLGESEKAVRAFRIARQLRAK
- a CDS encoding CRTAC1 family protein, with the translated sequence MERKLKHWSLLILNLFLPLCHAQTAVQFLDVTAEAGIAFKHVNGASDRKLYLETMGSGAAFLDYDNDGDLDLYIVNGAPLPGFETASPPVNTLYRNNGDGTFTDVTTAASGGDAGYGMGCVAADYDNDGDSDLYVTNFGENLLYQNNGDGTFTDATAHAGVGNGQRWSSSCAFVDYDHDGNLDLYVVNYLDYDIAKDRNWYDSRGRRIYSNPQVYAGISDTLYRNNGNGTFTDVTKQAGVYNDDGKGLGVTCGDYDNDGRIDIYVANDTTPNFLYRNVGDGRFVDIAPFAGAAYNEHGVAEGGMGVDFGDYNNDGTLDIFATNFSNETNTLYHNTADGALIDFTNIAGLGEVSFLKLAFGTKFFDANNDGALDLFVANGHLYPTESDALEYAQTDQLFINTGEGTFADASEQSGEYFSTKRVGRGAAFGDYDNDGDTDIFVVNLNQEGVLLRNEGGNKYNWLMIKTVGGKSNRDGIGTRVEVVTRSHAQMKEVQAGSSYLSGHDLRLLFGLGTETKAEAVKITWPSGTEQILKDVEANQLLIITEEVGVQSQTK
- a CDS encoding Ldh family oxidoreductase, giving the protein MGHLVAIHGMNLAIEKAKATSIGIVVVRNSQHFGAASSHAMRALEHDMIGFATTNGGGVNVAVFGARTNSIGNNALAFAIPAGEEPPIVLDMACGAAAAGRIGTARMYNQKIPLGWGLDENGEETDDPSKVAAILPAAGPKGSALAIIMDVLCGPLGGGLMGINKAYNPRNAPPEKIATAHFFFAINIANLTSVDQFKEEMDEQIRTTRKAEPRVGFDRVTLPGEIEWELTQERRANGIPLHRSQVVSLEELADELGVLVPWKT
- a CDS encoding Ldh family oxidoreductase; amino-acid sequence: MSTNKSVKNPNVSTLGAVNQREQETIVNADQLQQVCSQLYQKAGVAREYADTIAQMQVLMDLRGVPSHATRGVPGYVRGMINGGTNPNPERLPYSMPIVAWGTLLLSTG